A section of the Schistosoma haematobium chromosome ZW, whole genome shotgun sequence genome encodes:
- the PLPP1 gene encoding Phospholipid phosphatase 1 (EggNog:ENOG410VAH6~COG:I) — MNLPLALRISSDLLTIILLHGVYFLIKYCGSHKWSFFCDDWSIKYPYKDNTITDVVVTVVSYLTPLVTIFLVEIITAVLRKCTENKNYSIKGSLPFIYDFCVAALISLGTTFFLTTITKYNLGRLRPHFWDICQPNVPVNCTGLQTTYTCQGTNSKLIADVFLSFMSGHASTASASLFFTVIYLQARLHLPVIPFLRPFLQYVLLSVLFYICATRVTDHYHHPTDVLAGAILGLLTSVFAFFWYLGNVFSQNESVKTSP; from the exons ATGAATCTTCCATTAGCCCTTCGTATTTCTTCGGACTTATTAACGATTATTTTAC TTCATGGTGTTTATTTTCTGATCAAGTACTGTGGAAGTCATAAATGGAGTTTCTTCTGTGATGATTGGAGTATCAAATATCCATATAAAGACAATACTATAACTGATGTAGTAGTAACTGTAGTTAGTTATCTCACGCCACTTGTTACA ATTTTCTTAGTTGAGATAATCACTGCTGTACTGAGGAAATGtactgaaaataaaaattattcaattaagGGT tCTTTACCATTTATCTATGATTTCTGTGTTGCCGCCCTTATATCTCTTGGAACAACGTTTTTTCTAACTACAATTACAAAATACAATCTTGGCCGGTTGAGGCCACATTTTTGGGATATTTGCCAACCAAATGTCCCTGTAAATTGTACTGGTTTGCAGACAACGTATACATGTCAGGGTACAAATTCAAAGTTGATTGCTGATGTATT TTTGTCATTCATGTCAGGCCATGCATCAACAGCTTCTGCTAGTTTATTCTTCACTGTG ATTTATTTACAGGCTCGACTGCATCTACCTGTAATACCTTTCCTACGACCATTTCTACAATACGTTCTgctttctgttttgttttacatatgcgccacacgtgTAActgatcattatcatcatccaaCAGATGTACTAGCTGGAGCTATATTAGGTCTTTTGACTTCTGTCTTCGCC